One Spinacia oleracea cultivar Varoflay chromosome 4, BTI_SOV_V1, whole genome shotgun sequence DNA segment encodes these proteins:
- the LOC130459749 gene encoding F-box protein CPR1-like, with protein MATLPIKMIAEILKRLPAELLIRFTIVCKSWNSLIKTPSFIKLHLNQTLISNSHRHILLSYSSLHSAELDLQPNHISFSELNHPLKPCEVVIFVGMCNGAVCISDDSRNIVFLYNPLTKSHLKLPASQIIDLNKDGLVYRFGFDSKSNDYKVLRMVQGIRNDEN; from the coding sequence ATGGCGACTCTCCCAATTAAGATGATCGCCGAAATTCTCAAACGACTACCTGCAGAACTACTTATCCGCTTCACAATCGTCTGCAAATCCTGGAATTCCTTAATTAAAACCCCTAGTTTCATCAAATTACacctcaatcaaaccctaatttcaaatTCTCATCGTCATATCCTACTATCCTATTCTTCTCTCCATTCTGCCGAGCTCGACCTCCAACCTAACCACATCTCTTTCTCGGAGCTCAACCACCCGCTCAAACCCTGCGAAGTTGTCATTTTTGTTGGTATGTGCAACGGCGCCGTTTGCATCTCCGACGACTCCAGAAACATCGTCTTCTTATACAATCCTCTCACCAAATCGCACCTTAAGCTCCCCGCCAGTCAAATTATAGACCTTAACAAAGATGGTTTGGTGTACAGGTTCGGGTTTGACAGCAAGAGCAACGATTacaaggttttgaggatggttCAGGGGATTCGTAATGACGAGAATTAA
- the LOC110778891 gene encoding F-box protein CPR1: protein MEIYCDGVLVNEALYFLANTKESYTSPCKFIASFDLWTENFSLIDCPSYEDKLSSNLMLSLSELGGCLCLVMNYHNSGIGEFFLNPNLRHDSVLVCAVVWVMKEHGKKDSWIKLFSIHNPNSIRSYLLIKPLIYSKDGQRILLEMDCRGLLWYDLKSNKVDRYTVQGMPNGVFEMAYFMGSLVSLEDKLHPEIETLPRKNMKRKNKNDLGNYLSVGFKLIL, encoded by the exons atggaaatCTATTGCGATGGTGTTCTTGTTAACGAGGCTTTATATTTCCTTGCGAATACCAAGGAATCGTATACGAGTCCATGTAAGTTTATCGCTAGTTTTGATCTTTGGACAGAAAACTTCTCGCTTATAGACTGCCCCAGTTACGAGGATAAGTTAAGTTCTAATTTGATGCTAAGTTTGTCGGAATTGGGTGGGTGTTTATGTCTGGTGATGAATTATCATAACAGTGGTATTGGTGAATTTttccttaatcctaatctgcGGCATGATTCTGTATTGGTATGTGCTGTTGTGTGGGTGATGAAGGAGCATGGAAAGAAAGATTCATGGATTAAGTTATTTAGTATTCACAACCCAAATAGTATTAGGAGTTATCTACTTATTAAGCCTCTCATTTACTCCAAAGATGGGCAGAGAATTTTGTTGGAGATGGACTGCAGGGGCCTTCTTTGGTATGATTTGAAGTCAAATAAAGTTGATAGATACACAGTTCAGGGGATGCCGAATGGAGTTTTTGAGATGGCGTATTTTATGGGTAGTCTTGTTTCCCTTGAAGATAAACTGCATCCTGAAATAGAAACCTTGCCAAGGAAGAACATGAAGAGAAAAAACAA GAATGATTTGGGTAACTATCTTTCTGTGGGGTTCAAGCTGATACTGTAA